One part of the Solanum dulcamara chromosome 3, daSolDulc1.2, whole genome shotgun sequence genome encodes these proteins:
- the LOC129882601 gene encoding uncharacterized protein LOC129882601, which yields MAQKMDPTWAYGIAMGSKTKIKCVFCDITYNGGIFRHKKHLIGGYKDVKVCSKVPNSVKEEIKEYFTEKNEFKTQMNPEASMVNLVDDDEMDDEVEVNMPMGPPSKTKKKPSTSESGSSTASNVKGPLNFYFSQKPNEKRKGGPIDLEASSKILQDRAVSAFARWMYDAGLPFNCVYTENFGEFIEAVGQYGPGMKPPTYHEVRVPCLKKEVEKTNKIVEDHKVQWKTYGCSIMMDKWTTRNGKMIINVLVNSPKGSVILESHDASDSSTDSNKMFNLFEKTILKIGKENVVQVVTDNASENKKRVTCGRECSRIFSGLLVLLTVST from the coding sequence atggcACAAAAAATGGATCCAACTTGGGCATATGGAATTGCCATGGGAAGtaaaacaaaaatcaaatgtGTTTTTTGTGATATAACATATAATGGCGGAATATTTCGTCACAAGAAGCATCTTATTGGTGGTTATAAAGATGTTAAAGTGTGTTCAAAGGTCCCGAATAGTGTgaaggaagaaataaaagagtattttacggaaaaaaatgaatttaaaactcaaatgaatcctGAAGCATCCATGGTGAatcttgttgatgatgatgaaatggatgatgaagttgaagtgaATATGCCAATGGGGCCTccctcaaaaacaaaaaaaaaaccttcaACTAGTGAAAGTGGGTCATCCACTGCTAGCAATGTCAAAGGTCCTCTTAATTTCTATTTCTCGCAAAAACcaaatgaaaagagaaaaggtGGACCTATTGATCTAGAGGCTTCTAGCAAGATTTTACAGGATCGTGCTGTATCTGCTTTTGCTAGGTGGATGTATGATGCAGGTTTGCCTTTCAATTGTGTTTACACCGAAAATTTTGGTGAATTCATTGAGGCAGTAGGCCAATATGGCCCTGGAATGAAGCCCCCCACCTATCATGAGGTAAGAGTTCCTTGTTTAAAAAAAGAGGTGgaaaagacaaacaaaattgTAGAAGAtcataaggttcaatggaaaaCGTATGGTTGTTCCATTATGATGGATAAATGGACAACAAGGAATGGGAAAATGATCATCAATGTTTTGGTGAATTCTCCAAAAGGAAGTGTGATCCTTGAATCTCATGATGCTAGTGACTCTTCTACTGACTCTAATAAGATGTTTAACTTGTTTGAGAAGACTATCTTGAAAATAGGCAAGGAAAATGTGGTACAAGTTGTGACTGATAATGCAAGTGAGAACAAAAAGCGGGTGACATGTGGAAGGGAGTGTTCCCGCATATTTTCTGGACTCCTTGTGCTGCTCACTGTATCAACTTGA
- the LOC129882602 gene encoding uncharacterized protein LOC129882602, translating into MKADGLLGIESTIRARTLRSPVEWWMQYGHNVPNLQQFAIRVQSLTCSSSGCERNWSVYEHIHTKKRNRLELKRLNDLVFIKYNRTLVRRYNARNTIDPILLDNIDDANEWLTGAPQNHEDEEVYEGEGLTYGDVATASGVEENIYGFRASTLRGKEKRVATGSSSCSNRSRTLVDESSDEEEDEDQVEVEPLLMALQEFEDLVEE; encoded by the exons ATGAAAGCTGATGGGCTACTTGGAATTGAGTCGACCATTAGAGCTAGAACCTTAAGGTCACCAG TTGAATGGTGGATGCAATATGGTCATAATGTCCCAAACTTGCAACAATTTGCTATTAGAGTGCAAAGTTTAACTTGTAGCTCATCCGGTTGCGAGAGAAATTGGAGCGTGTATGAACAT ATTCATACTAAAAAGAGAAACAGGCTTGAGTTAAAACGCCTGAATGATCTAGTGTTCATCAAATATAATAGAACATTGGTGCGTCGCTACAATGCTCGCAATACCATTGATCCAATTTTGTTGGATAATATTGATGATGCAAATGAATGGttaactggagcaccccaaaatcatgaagatgaagaagtatATGAAGGAGAAGGTCTCACTTATGGTGATGTTGCTACGGCTAGTGGTGTGGAGGAGAATATTTATGGTTTTAGGGCGAGTACTTTAAGGggcaaggaaaaaagagtagctACAGGTTCAAGTTCATGTTCAAATAGAAGTAGAActcttgttgatgagtcctccgatgaggaagaagatgaggaccaagtagaagtagaacccttgttgatggcacttcaagagtttgaggatcttgttgaagaatag
- the LOC129882600 gene encoding uncharacterized protein LOC129882600 isoform X1: MCGRARCSLRPDDFLRAFHLNGRRVRHVDMNRYRPSYNVSPGFSVPVVRREDEPNDEGAVLHCMKWGLVPSFTKKTEKPDHYKMFNARSESIKEKASFRRLVPKNRCLVAVEGFYEWKKDGSKKQPYYIHFKDARPLVFAALFDSWKNHEGEVLYTFTILTTSASSSLEWLHDRMPVILGNMDAADMWLSGSPSSNIDTLLKPYEESDLAWYPVTPAMGKASFDGPECIKKLQLKTNETRSISQFFSKKGDKDQQGQKSHIKVAEEEILHTDQTESLKQEPESDHVGHLCSPVRPESFTSTMAADIKVEQDYDLLGSNQSLTGPTRNPPEKVGTLASDNVNSLKEEDSEDIKPNVFALPQEESVDSITKRYYEELSGNVMLLPKGVNTHVRPSKKKAIGGGDKQPTLFSYFGKG; this comes from the exons ATGTGCGGAAGAGCTCGGTGTTCTCTCAGGCCCGATGATTTTCTTCGGGCTTTTCACCTCAACGGTCGCCGCGTCCGTCACGTTGACATGAACCG GTATCGGCCGTCGTATAATGTGTCGCCGGGGTTCAGTGTACCAGTGGTAAGGAGAGAAGATGAGCCCAACGATGAAGGCGCTGTTCTTCATTGCATGAAATGGGGTCTAGTTCCCAGCTTCACTAAGAAAACTGAAAAGCCTGACCATTACAAGATG TTTAATGCTCGGTCTGAGTCAATAAAGGAGAAGGCTTCATTTCGCCGCCTTGTCCCAAAGAATAGGTGCCTGGTTGCAGTTGAGGG ATTTTATGAGTGGAAAAAGGATGGGTCAAAAAAGCAACCTTATTACATACATTTTAAGGATGCCCGGCCCCTGGTGTTTGCTGCCCTTTTTGACTCTTGGAAGAATCATGAAG GAGAGGTTCTATATACATTTACTATATTGACAACTTCGGCGTCCTCATCTTTAGAATGGCTCCATG ACAGGATGCCTGTCATTCTTGGAAACATGGATGCTGCTGATATGTGGTTGAGTGGTTCTCCATCATCCAACATTGACACACTATTGAAACCATATGAAGAGTCAGATTTG GCTTGGTACCCTGTGACACCTGCAATGGGTAAGGCTTCTTTTGATGGACCAGAGTGCATCAAAAAG TTGCAGCTCAAGACTAATGAGACTAGATCAATATCACAATTTTTCTCAAAGAAAGGAGACAAAGACCAGCAAGGGCAGAAGTCTCATATCAAAGTTGCAGAGGAAGAGATTTTGCATACTGATCAGACGGAGAGCTTGAAACAGGAACCTGAATCAGACCACGTGGGTCATCTGTGTTCCCCGGTCCGACCGGAGAGTTTTACTTCTACTATGGCCGCAGACATAAAAGTTGAGCAAGACTATGACTTGTTAGGTAGTAATCAGTCATTGACTGGTCCAACCAGAAATCCACCTGAAAAAGTAGGTACTCTTGCTAGTGATAATGTTAACAGCTTGAAGGAGGAGGATTCTGAGGATATTAAACCAAATGTTTTTGCTCTGCCTCAGGAGGAAAGTGTGGATTCTATAACCAAGCGATATTATGAGGAGCTCTCAGGAAATGTAATGCTGCTTCCCAAGGGGGTCAACACGCACGTAAGACCATCAAAAAAGAAAGCTATAGGTGGTGGTGACAAACAGCCGACTCTATTTTCTTACTTTGGAAAAGGCTAG
- the LOC129882600 gene encoding uncharacterized protein LOC129882600 isoform X2 — MCGRARCSLRPDDFLRAFHLNGRRVRHVDMNRYRPSYNVSPGFSVPVVRREDEPNDEGAVLHCMKWGLVPSFTKKTEKPDHYKMFNARSESIKEKASFRRLVPKNRCLVAVEGFYEWKKDGSKKQPYYIHFKDARPLVFAALFDSWKNHEGEVLYTFTILTTSASSSLEWLHDRMPVILGNMDAADMWLSGSPSSNIDTLLKPYEESDLAWYPVTPAMGKASFDGPECIKKLKTNETRSISQFFSKKGDKDQQGQKSHIKVAEEEILHTDQTESLKQEPESDHVGHLCSPVRPESFTSTMAADIKVEQDYDLLGSNQSLTGPTRNPPEKVGTLASDNVNSLKEEDSEDIKPNVFALPQEESVDSITKRYYEELSGNVMLLPKGVNTHVRPSKKKAIGGGDKQPTLFSYFGKG, encoded by the exons ATGTGCGGAAGAGCTCGGTGTTCTCTCAGGCCCGATGATTTTCTTCGGGCTTTTCACCTCAACGGTCGCCGCGTCCGTCACGTTGACATGAACCG GTATCGGCCGTCGTATAATGTGTCGCCGGGGTTCAGTGTACCAGTGGTAAGGAGAGAAGATGAGCCCAACGATGAAGGCGCTGTTCTTCATTGCATGAAATGGGGTCTAGTTCCCAGCTTCACTAAGAAAACTGAAAAGCCTGACCATTACAAGATG TTTAATGCTCGGTCTGAGTCAATAAAGGAGAAGGCTTCATTTCGCCGCCTTGTCCCAAAGAATAGGTGCCTGGTTGCAGTTGAGGG ATTTTATGAGTGGAAAAAGGATGGGTCAAAAAAGCAACCTTATTACATACATTTTAAGGATGCCCGGCCCCTGGTGTTTGCTGCCCTTTTTGACTCTTGGAAGAATCATGAAG GAGAGGTTCTATATACATTTACTATATTGACAACTTCGGCGTCCTCATCTTTAGAATGGCTCCATG ACAGGATGCCTGTCATTCTTGGAAACATGGATGCTGCTGATATGTGGTTGAGTGGTTCTCCATCATCCAACATTGACACACTATTGAAACCATATGAAGAGTCAGATTTG GCTTGGTACCCTGTGACACCTGCAATGGGTAAGGCTTCTTTTGATGGACCAGAGTGCATCAAAAAG CTCAAGACTAATGAGACTAGATCAATATCACAATTTTTCTCAAAGAAAGGAGACAAAGACCAGCAAGGGCAGAAGTCTCATATCAAAGTTGCAGAGGAAGAGATTTTGCATACTGATCAGACGGAGAGCTTGAAACAGGAACCTGAATCAGACCACGTGGGTCATCTGTGTTCCCCGGTCCGACCGGAGAGTTTTACTTCTACTATGGCCGCAGACATAAAAGTTGAGCAAGACTATGACTTGTTAGGTAGTAATCAGTCATTGACTGGTCCAACCAGAAATCCACCTGAAAAAGTAGGTACTCTTGCTAGTGATAATGTTAACAGCTTGAAGGAGGAGGATTCTGAGGATATTAAACCAAATGTTTTTGCTCTGCCTCAGGAGGAAAGTGTGGATTCTATAACCAAGCGATATTATGAGGAGCTCTCAGGAAATGTAATGCTGCTTCCCAAGGGGGTCAACACGCACGTAAGACCATCAAAAAAGAAAGCTATAGGTGGTGGTGACAAACAGCCGACTCTATTTTCTTACTTTGGAAAAGGCTAG
- the LOC129882600 gene encoding uncharacterized protein LOC129882600 isoform X3 has protein sequence MCGRARCSLRPDDFLRAFHLNGRRVRHVDMNRYRPSYNVSPGFSVPVVRREDEPNDEGAVLHCMKWGLVPSFTKKTEKPDHYKMFNARSESIKEKASFRRLVPKNRCLVAVEGFYEWKKDGSKKQPYYIHFKDARPLVFAALFDSWKNHEGEVLYTFTILTTSASSSLEWLHDRMPVILGNMDAADMWLSGSPSSNIDTLLKPYEESDLAWYPVTPAMGKASFDGPECIKKLQLKTNETRSISQFFSKKGDKDQQGQKSHIKVAEEEILHTDQTESLKQEPESDHVGHLCSPVRPESFTSTMAADIKVEQDYDLLGSNQSLTGPTRNPPEKEESVDSITKRYYEELSGNVMLLPKGVNTHVRPSKKKAIGGGDKQPTLFSYFGKG, from the exons ATGTGCGGAAGAGCTCGGTGTTCTCTCAGGCCCGATGATTTTCTTCGGGCTTTTCACCTCAACGGTCGCCGCGTCCGTCACGTTGACATGAACCG GTATCGGCCGTCGTATAATGTGTCGCCGGGGTTCAGTGTACCAGTGGTAAGGAGAGAAGATGAGCCCAACGATGAAGGCGCTGTTCTTCATTGCATGAAATGGGGTCTAGTTCCCAGCTTCACTAAGAAAACTGAAAAGCCTGACCATTACAAGATG TTTAATGCTCGGTCTGAGTCAATAAAGGAGAAGGCTTCATTTCGCCGCCTTGTCCCAAAGAATAGGTGCCTGGTTGCAGTTGAGGG ATTTTATGAGTGGAAAAAGGATGGGTCAAAAAAGCAACCTTATTACATACATTTTAAGGATGCCCGGCCCCTGGTGTTTGCTGCCCTTTTTGACTCTTGGAAGAATCATGAAG GAGAGGTTCTATATACATTTACTATATTGACAACTTCGGCGTCCTCATCTTTAGAATGGCTCCATG ACAGGATGCCTGTCATTCTTGGAAACATGGATGCTGCTGATATGTGGTTGAGTGGTTCTCCATCATCCAACATTGACACACTATTGAAACCATATGAAGAGTCAGATTTG GCTTGGTACCCTGTGACACCTGCAATGGGTAAGGCTTCTTTTGATGGACCAGAGTGCATCAAAAAG TTGCAGCTCAAGACTAATGAGACTAGATCAATATCACAATTTTTCTCAAAGAAAGGAGACAAAGACCAGCAAGGGCAGAAGTCTCATATCAAAGTTGCAGAGGAAGAGATTTTGCATACTGATCAGACGGAGAGCTTGAAACAGGAACCTGAATCAGACCACGTGGGTCATCTGTGTTCCCCGGTCCGACCGGAGAGTTTTACTTCTACTATGGCCGCAGACATAAAAGTTGAGCAAGACTATGACTTGTTAGGTAGTAATCAGTCATTGACTGGTCCAACCAGAAATCCACCTGAAAAA GAGGAAAGTGTGGATTCTATAACCAAGCGATATTATGAGGAGCTCTCAGGAAATGTAATGCTGCTTCCCAAGGGGGTCAACACGCACGTAAGACCATCAAAAAAGAAAGCTATAGGTGGTGGTGACAAACAGCCGACTCTATTTTCTTACTTTGGAAAAGGCTAG